In Mycobacterium sp. JS623, one genomic interval encodes:
- the ppc gene encoding phosphoenolpyruvate carboxylase has product MAEGPDVALAPIGSVRRTQVGREATEPMREDIRLLGTILGDTVREQNGEEVFDLVERARVESFRVRRSEIDRAELARMFDGIDIHQAIPVIRAFSHFALLANVAEDIHRERRRAVHVAAGEPPQNSSLAATYLKLDSAELDSATVADALRGALVAPVITAHPTETRRRTVFDTQHRITELMRLRLHGQTETDDGRNINLELRRHIFTLWQTALIRLSRLKIQDEIKTGLRYYQAAFLEVIPKVNAEVRTALQARWPEADLLELPILRPGSWIGGDRDGNPNVTADVVRQATGRASYTAFEHYFTEISALEQELSMSARLVKVSDDLAALADKCHEPARADEPYRRALRVIHGRLTATAGEILDSQPEHELDLGLQRYVTPAELLADLDVIDHSLRSNGSGVLADDRLAQLREAVRVFGFHLSGLDLRQNSDVHEEVVAELLAWAGVHADYQSLSEPERVELLAAELATRRPLTKDDAELSELARKELDIVAAAARAVHVYGPHAIPNYIISMCQSVSDMLEAAILLKEVGLLDASGDEPYAPVGIVPLFETIDDLQRGSSILEAVLDLPLYRAVVTARGDSQEVMLGYSDSNKDGGYLAANWALYRAELDLVESARKTGIRLRLFHGRGGTVGRGGGPSYDAILAQPPGAVNGSLRITEQGEVIAAKYAEPRVAHRNLETLLAATLEATLLDVEGLGDAAEPAYEVLDELAARAQRAYAELVHVTPGFVEYFKASTPVSEIGALNIGSRPTSRKPTTSISDLRAIPWVLAWSQSRVMLPGWYGTGAAFEGWIAEGDGRLEVLQDLYHRWPFFRTVLSNMAQVLSKSDMGLAARYSELVEDEALRQRVFDKIVDEHDRTIRMHKLITGQDDLLADNPALARSVFNRFPYLEPLNHLQVELLRRYRSGDDDELVQRGILLTMSGLATALRNSG; this is encoded by the coding sequence ATGGCTGAAGGACCCGATGTCGCGCTCGCCCCGATCGGCTCGGTGCGTCGTACCCAGGTGGGTCGCGAGGCAACCGAGCCGATGCGGGAGGACATCCGGCTGCTTGGCACGATCCTCGGCGACACGGTGCGTGAGCAGAACGGCGAGGAGGTCTTCGACCTCGTCGAGCGGGCCCGCGTCGAGTCGTTCCGGGTGCGACGCTCGGAGATCGATCGGGCCGAGTTGGCCCGCATGTTCGACGGCATCGACATCCACCAGGCCATCCCGGTTATCCGGGCGTTCTCGCATTTCGCGCTGCTTGCCAACGTCGCCGAGGATATCCATCGTGAACGCCGCCGCGCCGTTCACGTCGCCGCGGGCGAACCTCCGCAGAACAGCAGCCTGGCCGCTACGTACCTGAAACTCGACTCCGCGGAACTGGATTCGGCCACGGTTGCCGACGCACTGAGAGGCGCGCTGGTCGCTCCGGTGATCACCGCGCATCCCACCGAGACGCGCCGGCGCACGGTGTTCGACACCCAACATCGCATCACCGAACTGATGAGGCTGCGGCTGCACGGCCAGACCGAGACCGACGACGGTCGCAACATCAACCTGGAGCTGCGTCGCCACATCTTCACGCTGTGGCAGACCGCGCTGATTCGGTTGTCGCGGTTGAAGATTCAGGACGAAATCAAGACGGGGTTGCGCTACTACCAGGCGGCTTTCCTGGAAGTGATCCCGAAGGTCAACGCGGAGGTACGTACCGCACTGCAGGCCCGCTGGCCCGAGGCGGACCTGCTCGAGCTGCCGATTCTGCGGCCGGGCTCGTGGATCGGTGGTGACCGTGACGGCAATCCCAACGTCACCGCGGACGTGGTCCGGCAGGCCACCGGCAGAGCTTCCTACACCGCGTTCGAACATTACTTCACCGAAATCAGTGCGCTGGAACAGGAATTGTCGATGTCGGCGCGGCTGGTCAAGGTCAGCGACGACCTCGCGGCATTGGCCGACAAGTGTCACGAGCCAGCACGTGCCGACGAACCGTATCGCCGCGCATTGCGCGTCATCCACGGCCGGCTCACCGCGACTGCAGGTGAGATCCTGGACAGCCAGCCCGAGCACGAGCTCGATCTTGGCCTACAGCGCTACGTGACGCCGGCCGAACTGCTGGCCGACCTCGATGTCATTGATCACTCGTTGCGTTCCAACGGCAGCGGGGTGCTCGCCGACGACCGGCTGGCGCAGCTGCGAGAGGCCGTGCGTGTCTTTGGCTTTCACTTGTCCGGCCTGGATCTGCGTCAGAACTCCGATGTGCACGAAGAAGTCGTTGCCGAACTGCTGGCCTGGGCGGGGGTGCACGCGGACTACCAGTCGTTGTCTGAGCCGGAGCGCGTTGAGCTGCTGGCCGCCGAGTTGGCGACCCGTCGACCACTGACGAAAGACGATGCCGAATTGTCGGAGCTGGCTCGCAAGGAGTTGGACATCGTTGCCGCCGCCGCGCGAGCCGTTCATGTCTATGGGCCTCATGCGATACCCAACTACATCATCTCGATGTGCCAGTCGGTTTCGGACATGCTCGAGGCGGCCATCCTGCTAAAGGAGGTCGGGCTGCTGGATGCCTCGGGCGACGAGCCGTATGCGCCGGTCGGGATTGTGCCGCTCTTCGAGACGATCGACGACTTGCAGCGGGGCTCGTCGATTCTTGAAGCGGTGCTTGATCTTCCCCTCTACCGCGCTGTCGTGACTGCGCGCGGCGACAGCCAGGAAGTGATGCTTGGTTATTCGGACTCGAATAAGGACGGCGGTTATCTCGCGGCCAACTGGGCGCTGTATCGTGCCGAGCTCGATCTGGTCGAGTCGGCCCGCAAGACCGGAATTCGGTTGCGACTCTTTCATGGTCGTGGCGGCACGGTCGGCCGCGGAGGTGGGCCGAGCTATGACGCCATTCTCGCCCAACCGCCTGGCGCGGTGAACGGGTCGCTTCGGATCACCGAGCAGGGCGAAGTGATCGCCGCCAAGTACGCCGAACCGCGGGTCGCGCATCGCAACCTCGAGACGCTGTTGGCGGCGACGTTGGAAGCCACGCTGCTCGACGTCGAAGGCCTCGGCGATGCGGCCGAGCCGGCCTACGAGGTGCTCGATGAACTTGCTGCCCGTGCCCAGCGTGCGTACGCCGAATTGGTGCACGTGACACCGGGTTTCGTCGAGTATTTCAAGGCGTCGACGCCGGTCAGCGAGATTGGTGCGCTCAACATCGGCAGCAGGCCGACGTCGCGTAAACCGACCACGTCGATTTCGGATCTGCGTGCTATCCCCTGGGTGCTGGCGTGGAGCCAGTCGCGGGTGATGCTGCCCGGCTGGTACGGCACCGGGGCCGCGTTCGAAGGCTGGATCGCCGAAGGCGACGGCAGGCTGGAAGTGCTGCAGGACCTCTATCATCGATGGCCGTTCTTCCGCACCGTCCTCTCGAATATGGCGCAGGTGTTGTCCAAGTCGGACATGGGACTGGCCGCGCGCTACTCGGAACTCGTCGAGGACGAGGCGTTGCGCCAGCGGGTGTTCGACAAGATCGTCGACGAACACGACCGCACGATCCGCATGCACAAGCTCATCACCGGCCAGGACGACCTGCTTGCCGACAACCCGGCGCTGGCGCGGTCGGTGTTCAACCGGTTTCCGTATCTGGAACCGCTGAACCATTTGCAGGTCGAGCTGCTGCGGCGATACCGGTCCGGTGACGACGACGAACTCGTCCAGCGGGGCATCCTGCTGACGATGAGTGGGCTGGCTACCGCGTTACGCAACAGTGGATAG